One genomic window of Glycine max cultivar Williams 82 chromosome 16, Glycine_max_v4.0, whole genome shotgun sequence includes the following:
- the LOC100788554 gene encoding vacuolar-processing enzyme, which yields MKFNSRNWVTLIASVWMSFTVSVMEGVRPLPNPLIEAHGHVKHATAKRWAVLVAGSKGYDNYRHQADVCHAYQVLKKGGLKDENIIVFMYDDIANHTLNPRLGTVINKPNGPDVYKGVPKDYTGNATTSENFYAVISGNRSALSGGSGKVVDSGPNDTIFIYYADHGATGVIGMPVGDFVMANDFVDVLKKKHAAKSYKKMVIYMEACESGSMFEGILPNNIDVYATTAANTDEDSYGFYCPDLYPTPPPEYTTCLGDEYSISWLEDSDKNDMVNETLQQQYETVRRRTLVSHINATSHVMQYGDKELNNDSLAIYIGALAPSLSLNENAHSFEQSTTQTKLISQRDTRLLHLRLELQKAQDGSEKLKAQKELADEIAHRKHVDNVVHLIGDLLFGEENSSAMMFHVRPAGKPLVDDWDCFKTLVKTYESQCGTLSSYGRKYTRAFANMCNAGIYEEQLKTTTSQACPQKNHAS from the exons ATGAAGTTCAACAGTAGAAATTGGGTTACACTAATAGCCTCAGTGTGGATGAGCTTCACAGTGAGTGTAATGGAAGGTGTGCGTCCTTTACCTAATCCATTAATAGAGGCACATGGGCACGTTAAGCATGCAACGGCAAAAAGATGGGCCGTTCTTGTTGCTGGTTCAAAGGGTTATGATAATTATAGGCACCAAGCAGATGTTTGCCATGCCTACCAAGTACTAAAGAAGGGTGGTCTTAAAGATGAAAACATCATTGTTTTCATGTATGATGACATTGCCAACCATACTCTAAACCCTAGGCTTGGCACTGTAATCAATAAACCAAATGGTCCAGATGTTTATAAAGGAGTTCCCAAG GATTATACTGGAAATGCCACCACTTCAGAAAACTTTTATGCTGTAATTAGTGGTAACCGAAGTGCTCTCTCTGGAGGTAGTGGCAAGGTTGTGGACAGTGGTCCGAATGACaccattttcatttattatgcGGACCATGGTGCTACCGGTGTCATTG GCATGCCAGTTGGGGATTTTGTGATGGCCAACGATTTCGTAGATGTGTTGAAGAAGAAACATGCAGCTAAATCTTACAAAAAGATG gtgatatacATGGAAGCATGTGAATCTGGGAGCATGTTTGAAGGTATTCTTCCGAATAACATAGACGTATATGCGACCACCGCTGCCAACACAGATGAGGATAGTTATGGTTTTTATTGTCCTGATCTCTACCCTACTCCACCGCCTGAGTACACTACTTGTTTGGGAGATGAGTACAGCATTTCGTGGTTAGAAGACAG TGACAAAAATGATATGGTAAATGAAACTCTGCAACAACAGTATGAAACA GTTCGTCGAAGAACGTTAGTTAGTCATATTAATGCCACTTCCCATGTGATGCAATATGGAGATAAAGAGTTGAACAATGATTCTCTAGCTATCTACATTGGTGCACTAGCCCCCAGTCTAAGTCTTAATGAAAATGCACATTCCTTTGAACAATCTACTACTCAAACTAAACTTATTAGCCAACGAGATACCCGTTTACTCCATCTCAGGCTCGAG TTGCAAAAGGCTCAAGATGGTTCTGAGAAGTTGAAAGCTCAGAAAGAGTTAGCTGATGAAATTGCACATAGGAAACATGTAGATAATGTTGTCCATCTCATAGGGGATCTCTTGTTTGGAGAAGAGAATAGCTCTGCTATGATGTTCCATGTTCGTCCAGCTGGCAAGCCTCTTGTTGATGATTGGGATTGTTTTAAGACCCTT GTAAAAACATATGAGAGCCAGTGCGGTACCTTATCAAGCTATGGAAGAAAATACACAAGAGCCTTTGCTAACATGTGCAATGCTGGCATTTATGAGGAGCAACTGAAAACAACGACATCGCAAGCTTGTCCCCAGAAAAATCATGCTTCTTAA